The Lacipirellula parvula genome window below encodes:
- a CDS encoding efflux RND transporter periplasmic adaptor subunit: MRRIFVYPFIGVVVISVVATLSLWRTSQQPTDPPTVSEPSERGLRDLVALSTEQLRQANIKISVASETAFQPTRTVPGRLTYDQDRYVAVKAAFNGVVTEFRVRPGDTVAAGQTLAVLSSPEVGVARAKVKSRQADLQLAQRQAEWQANIRDGVTSLVQLIREEKAPQEIDSALQYQTVGEYRERLVSAYTRVRLANVMADNIREVASSGAISGKVRKERESERQIAQAALQSAIEQSIFDVEQLSKGATAKSDDATRQLEVSQQDLKLLLGPSSRTIDGETSEASPEDSLSQVEVVAPIDGAMEERSLAVTERVSVGDPIAVIAGTRHLWAVADIREQDWATIDVDVGAEVVVTTPALPDERYAAEVLVVGRSVDATTGAASLVAQLESEDRRLRPGLFVRVKIPAGPSRAAVTVPESAVVVHDGQSFVFVPEGPTRFRRVDVKPGEQERGQIEILAGLAKETPIVSEGAFFLKSVLLMVGQDE, translated from the coding sequence ATGAGAAGAATATTCGTGTACCCGTTCATCGGCGTCGTGGTTATCAGCGTCGTTGCGACATTGAGTCTTTGGAGGACTTCTCAGCAACCGACCGATCCGCCGACGGTTTCAGAACCATCCGAACGGGGGTTGCGCGATCTCGTGGCGCTATCCACGGAGCAGTTGCGCCAGGCCAACATTAAGATAAGCGTGGCGAGCGAAACAGCCTTTCAGCCGACGAGAACAGTACCTGGGCGTCTGACCTATGATCAAGACCGCTACGTCGCCGTGAAAGCGGCGTTCAATGGCGTTGTGACGGAGTTTAGGGTGCGTCCGGGCGATACCGTCGCAGCGGGCCAGACCTTGGCGGTGCTAAGCAGTCCCGAAGTCGGCGTGGCCCGGGCTAAGGTAAAGAGTCGCCAAGCAGACTTGCAGTTGGCGCAACGACAAGCCGAATGGCAAGCGAACATCAGGGACGGCGTCACGTCGCTCGTACAACTGATTCGCGAGGAAAAGGCCCCCCAGGAGATTGATTCAGCTCTCCAGTATCAAACAGTGGGGGAGTATCGAGAGCGACTCGTTTCGGCCTACACTCGCGTCAGATTGGCGAATGTCATGGCCGACAACATTCGCGAGGTAGCCAGCTCAGGAGCCATTTCAGGAAAGGTGCGGAAGGAGCGTGAGAGCGAACGGCAAATCGCTCAAGCCGCGCTCCAGTCGGCGATCGAGCAGTCGATTTTCGATGTTGAACAGCTGAGCAAAGGGGCGACGGCAAAATCTGATGACGCTACACGCCAGTTGGAAGTAAGCCAGCAGGATCTGAAGCTACTGCTTGGGCCGTCATCGCGGACAATCGACGGAGAGACCTCCGAAGCATCGCCCGAGGACTCACTTTCCCAGGTCGAGGTTGTTGCACCGATCGACGGAGCCATGGAGGAGCGAAGCCTCGCGGTGACTGAGCGAGTTTCAGTAGGGGATCCGATTGCCGTGATCGCCGGCACGCGTCATCTCTGGGCGGTGGCTGATATTCGAGAACAAGACTGGGCGACGATCGATGTCGACGTTGGCGCCGAAGTCGTGGTCACAACTCCTGCGTTGCCTGATGAGCGCTACGCGGCTGAGGTCTTGGTCGTCGGTCGGAGCGTCGATGCCACGACGGGCGCCGCCTCGCTCGTCGCGCAGCTTGAGTCGGAAGACCGCCGACTACGCCCAGGGCTGTTTGTACGCGTAAAGATCCCGGCGGGACCATCGAGAGCCGCAGTAACCGTGCCGGAGTCGGCAGTCGTGGTGCATGACGGTCAGTCGTTTGTTTTCGTACCTGAAGGGCCGACTCGGTTTCGGCGCGTCGACGTAAAACCGGGCGAGCAGGAGCGAGGGCAAATTGAAATTCTGGCGGGCTTGGCTAAGGAAACGCCGATCGTCAGCGAAGGAGCTTTCTTCCTGAAGAGCGTATTGCTGATGGTCGGCCAAGACGAATGA
- a CDS encoding efflux RND transporter permease subunit translates to MLQKLIEFSLANRFLVFAATTIMAIAGARCAVLLPIDAVPDMTNVQVAVITDAGSLSPVEVERYVTYPVESKMSGLPDVEELRSVSKFGISVVTIVFEEGADLYRARQLVSERLPVAAAAIPAGYGTPEMGPLTTALGEILQFEVRGENYTSMQLRTILEWDIAPKLREVAGVTEINSHGGSYKTFEVRPDPDRLASNNVTLDEIFRRLEENNGSIGGGYVVHHGEQRFIRGEALLKSREEILNVVVRSTDQGTSILLRDLADVEVAPMTRQGAVTRDGRGEAVTGMVMMLIGENSREVVARVKERLAAIESTLPSGVSLEVIYDRSALIGRTLHTVLRNLLEGGALVILVLLLMLGSIRAGLIVALAIPLSMLFAANLMYATAISASLMSLGAIDFGLIVDSSVIMVENCIHRLAENRGTRSRLEVIRDASIEVRKPTMFGELIIAVVYLPVLMLQGTEGKLFRPMALTVLFALLGSFILSMTLMPALASIALPRSMKDQDVWLVRIIKIAYRPMVRAAISRPATTTTIALLVLLLSIPVALNLGAEFMPRLEEGDLLIEAVRLPSATIEGATEMGTQIERLLLKFPEVDTVFCKTGRPEIANDVMGVHQTDVWVILNAHEKWRSGVTRNDLIAEMEAVLEENVVGVAFGFTQPIEMRVDELVAGVKSDVAVLLYGDDLEVLAKKSKEIERVLQGVSGAADVKADFQANLQTLTIHPRRDALARYGIDASKVFDVIESLGGRKVGLVMEGRARIPIVVRVPEAWREDTQLLEQLPVGQSGGRTVPLGELAEILLAETPASVEHDAIRRRTFIAANVRGRDVASFVSDAQAAVASKVDLPPGYEIRWGGDFENLQTASRRLALITPVVLLLIFLLLHTSFRSVSLALLIFMAVPMAASGGIFALFLRGMPFSISAGVGFIALFGVAVLNGLVWVSAAENARRSGLPLREVTQQTALSRLRPVLMTAMVASFGFIPMAMSNGDGAEMQRPLATVVIGGLITSTLLTSLVVPAIYPWFAPNLSSDNFTDSVPLV, encoded by the coding sequence ATGCTCCAAAAACTGATCGAGTTCTCGCTCGCCAACCGCTTCCTGGTCTTCGCCGCGACGACGATCATGGCGATTGCCGGCGCTCGTTGCGCGGTTCTGCTTCCAATCGACGCCGTTCCGGACATGACTAATGTGCAGGTAGCCGTCATTACCGACGCGGGCTCGCTGTCGCCAGTCGAAGTGGAACGCTACGTTACCTACCCGGTCGAATCGAAGATGAGTGGGCTTCCCGACGTAGAAGAACTCCGCAGCGTTTCCAAGTTCGGCATCTCCGTGGTGACGATTGTCTTCGAGGAAGGAGCCGACCTCTACCGAGCGCGTCAGTTAGTTTCAGAGCGATTGCCTGTGGCGGCTGCCGCGATTCCAGCCGGATACGGGACGCCGGAGATGGGTCCGCTCACGACAGCTCTAGGAGAGATTCTGCAGTTTGAAGTGCGGGGCGAGAACTACACGTCGATGCAGTTACGGACGATCTTGGAGTGGGACATTGCCCCAAAGCTGCGCGAAGTCGCCGGCGTGACGGAGATCAATTCACATGGCGGTTCTTACAAGACCTTTGAAGTTCGACCAGACCCTGATCGTTTGGCGAGCAACAACGTCACGCTAGACGAGATCTTTCGTCGCTTGGAGGAGAACAACGGCTCGATTGGCGGCGGTTACGTTGTTCACCACGGCGAGCAGCGGTTCATCCGCGGAGAGGCTCTGTTAAAGAGTAGAGAGGAAATTCTCAACGTCGTCGTTAGAAGTACCGATCAGGGAACGTCTATCTTGCTCCGCGACCTCGCGGACGTTGAGGTCGCACCGATGACGCGGCAGGGAGCAGTCACGCGCGATGGTCGCGGCGAAGCGGTGACGGGAATGGTAATGATGCTGATCGGCGAGAATTCTCGCGAAGTCGTCGCACGCGTGAAGGAACGCCTAGCCGCGATCGAGTCGACCCTCCCCTCAGGAGTCTCGCTGGAGGTCATATACGATCGGTCCGCGTTAATTGGCAGAACGCTTCACACGGTTCTCCGTAATCTGCTGGAAGGAGGGGCCCTGGTCATCCTGGTACTCTTGCTCATGCTGGGAAGCATTCGAGCCGGCCTGATTGTGGCGCTCGCGATTCCGTTGTCGATGCTCTTCGCCGCCAATCTTATGTACGCGACGGCCATCTCAGCGAGTCTGATGAGTTTGGGGGCCATCGACTTCGGGTTGATCGTCGACTCCTCGGTCATCATGGTTGAGAATTGCATCCATCGGCTAGCGGAAAACCGAGGCACGCGATCACGTCTAGAGGTCATTCGCGATGCTTCGATTGAAGTTCGCAAACCAACAATGTTCGGTGAATTGATCATTGCCGTGGTCTATCTGCCGGTGTTGATGCTGCAGGGCACTGAAGGAAAGCTTTTCCGGCCAATGGCCCTGACGGTTCTGTTTGCTCTGCTGGGTTCCTTCATCCTTTCCATGACCTTGATGCCGGCGCTGGCGTCGATCGCCCTGCCTCGTTCGATGAAGGATCAAGACGTGTGGCTCGTGCGAATCATCAAAATCGCCTATCGGCCAATGGTGAGAGCAGCGATTTCGCGTCCGGCCACGACAACGACGATCGCATTGCTTGTCTTGCTGCTAAGTATTCCGGTCGCCCTGAACTTGGGAGCCGAATTCATGCCGCGGCTGGAGGAAGGAGATCTCCTAATCGAAGCGGTTCGTCTCCCCAGCGCGACGATCGAGGGCGCCACGGAAATGGGAACTCAAATTGAACGATTGCTTCTCAAGTTTCCTGAAGTGGACACGGTGTTCTGCAAAACGGGACGCCCGGAAATAGCCAATGACGTCATGGGGGTCCATCAAACCGACGTATGGGTAATTCTTAACGCGCACGAAAAGTGGCGCTCGGGCGTGACTCGAAACGATTTGATCGCGGAGATGGAAGCGGTACTTGAAGAGAATGTCGTTGGCGTTGCATTTGGATTCACGCAGCCCATTGAAATGCGCGTCGACGAACTTGTGGCTGGAGTGAAGTCAGACGTCGCAGTGCTCCTCTACGGAGATGACCTTGAAGTGCTGGCGAAGAAATCAAAAGAGATCGAACGAGTTTTGCAGGGTGTCTCAGGGGCGGCTGATGTGAAAGCGGACTTTCAGGCAAATCTTCAAACGTTGACGATTCACCCTCGCCGGGACGCTCTGGCGCGGTATGGAATCGACGCCTCTAAGGTGTTCGATGTCATCGAATCATTGGGGGGACGGAAGGTCGGCTTGGTGATGGAGGGTCGCGCTCGCATTCCGATCGTAGTTCGCGTGCCGGAAGCCTGGCGCGAGGACACTCAATTGCTTGAGCAATTGCCTGTCGGCCAGTCTGGAGGGAGAACCGTACCACTGGGGGAACTTGCCGAAATCCTACTCGCCGAGACACCCGCTAGCGTCGAGCATGACGCGATCCGCCGGCGCACCTTCATCGCCGCCAACGTACGTGGCCGGGATGTGGCAAGTTTCGTCTCCGACGCCCAGGCCGCTGTGGCAAGTAAGGTTGACCTTCCGCCCGGCTACGAGATCCGGTGGGGAGGTGACTTTGAGAATCTTCAGACAGCGAGCCGACGCTTGGCGCTGATTACGCCAGTGGTACTCCTCCTGATCTTCCTTCTGCTACATACCAGCTTTAGGTCGGTCTCGCTGGCGCTGCTCATTTTTATGGCTGTTCCGATGGCTGCCAGTGGAGGCATCTTTGCGTTGTTCCTGCGCGGCATGCCATTTAGTATCTCCGCAGGCGTCGGATTCATCGCCCTGTTCGGCGTGGCCGTCCTCAATGGGTTAGTATGGGTGAGCGCTGCCGAAAATGCGCGACGCAGCGGGCTGCCCTTGCGCGAAGTGACCCAACAAACGGCCCTTTCGCGACTTCGTCCTGTCTTGATGACGGCGATGGTCGCGAGTTTCGGGTTTATTCCAATGGCGATGTCGAACGGCGATGGCGCCGAAATGCAGCGCCCACTTGCCACCGTCGTAATCGGAGGATTGATCACGAGTACGCTGCTAACAAGTCTCGTCGTGCCGGCGATTTATCCCTGGTTCGCCCCGAATTTATCGAGCGACAACTTTACAGATAGTGTACCGTTGGTCTAA
- a CDS encoding VIT1/CCC1 transporter family protein: MARHRPEQHRTDRIGWLRAAVLGANDGIVSTASLLVGVAAANAARTDILVAGVAGLVAGAMSMAAGEYVSVSSQADTEQADLNRERTELATDGDFEQNELAEVYINRGLQPGLARQVAEQLMKHDALTAHARDELGISEITTARPIQAAVASATTFAIGAAIPLLTVLIAPTAAIIAAVIGVSIILLTVLGGFGAYAGGAPVLKAALRVTFWGVLAMALTASVGALFGAAV; the protein is encoded by the coding sequence ATGGCGCGCCATCGTCCGGAACAACACCGTACCGATCGCATCGGCTGGCTTCGCGCTGCGGTGCTGGGCGCCAACGACGGCATCGTTTCCACGGCGAGTCTCCTGGTCGGCGTTGCGGCGGCGAATGCCGCCCGTACCGACATTCTGGTTGCTGGCGTCGCGGGACTGGTCGCCGGAGCCATGTCGATGGCGGCGGGCGAATACGTTTCGGTCAGTTCACAGGCAGACACGGAGCAGGCGGACCTCAACCGAGAGCGGACTGAGCTCGCCACAGACGGCGATTTTGAGCAGAACGAACTCGCCGAAGTTTACATTAATCGCGGGCTACAGCCCGGGTTGGCGAGGCAAGTTGCCGAGCAGCTGATGAAGCACGATGCTCTCACCGCTCACGCTCGGGATGAACTCGGCATTTCAGAAATCACTACCGCACGCCCAATCCAAGCCGCCGTGGCATCGGCCACCACATTCGCCATTGGCGCTGCAATCCCGCTACTTACAGTCTTGATTGCTCCAACCGCAGCGATCATCGCGGCGGTGATTGGAGTTTCTATTATCCTCCTTACTGTACTAGGAGGATTTGGAGCCTATGCAGGCGGAGCGCCCGTCTTAAAAGCGGCTTTGCGAGTCACGTTTTGGGGCGTTCTCGCCATGGCGCTCACGGCTAGCGTAGGAGCACTATTTGGCGCTGCTGTGTGA